Proteins from one Nomia melanderi isolate GNS246 chromosome 3, iyNomMela1, whole genome shotgun sequence genomic window:
- the msl-3 gene encoding male-specific lethal 3 isoform X2, producing MVSTRGPKFKFCDGEKVLCYEPDPTKAKVLYDSKVLDVIVNKDQRGRKAVEYLIHFQGWNSSWDRCVTEEYVLKDTEENRQLQRDLAQKAQLQLGAYLYRRERKKRSHKLSDRLNETENQEPRRRARSGGSRATSATTGSSEDGSSGQHADYDTEEVITEEDTESSSDYVGETSDDEDSGGGSQSGASVKPGIDLDIGTMLRRILDQDYDLITNKKKLAVLPAQPTVVNMLESWVQHFTTTQLTNIPEKPQRNKTNNTIEKTINEINICREVADGLRIYFDFTLHDLLLYRQEREQYCNLKSSFLYSEHPTLVKEEPIESSEILVKEEYEDTEYAHLPPFQEHDSEIDNASKTVAGSKRRLRSCRVSSIDENRQLRSYEEIKPDTGTLSSPRGVTLRIPVVTSAQVNALLQQANKWRLMPESSKTAGPPNPSTYYGAIHLTRLFVKLPDLLQSADIPNKKLKVLLKFLDMFLSYLEMHREWFGEQFYMQMENQLIPQASNS from the exons ATGGTCTCCACTCGAGGACCAAAATTTAAATTCTGTGATGGTGAAAAAGTTCTTTGTTATGAACCTGATCCTACAAAAGCAAAAGTACTCTATGATTCGAAG gTGCTTGATGTTATAGTTAATAAAGACCAAAGAGGAAGAAAAGCCGTTGAATACTTGATACATTTCCAG GGATGGAATTCATCATGGGACCGATGTGTAACAGAGGAGTATGTGTTAAAAGATACAGAAGAAAATCGTCAATTACAACGGGATTTAGCCCAGAAAGCGCAATTACAATT GGGAGCTTATTTATATCGACGAGAGCGTAAGAAAAGAAGCCATAAATTATCTGATCGcttaaatgaaactgaaaatcaaGAACCACGAAGAAGAGCAAGAAGTGGTGGTAGTCGAGCAACATCTGCAACAACTGGATCATCAGAAGATGGTAGTTCAGGGCAACATGCTGATTATGACACAGAa GAAGTAATAACTGAAGAGGATACAGAAAGTAGTTCTGACTATGTTGGAGAAACCAGTGATGATGAAGATAGCGGAGGTGGCAGTCAGTCTGGAGCCAGTGTAAAACCAGGAATTGATCTTGATATAGGTACCATGTTAAGAAGAATTCTAGACCAAGACTATGATTTAATAACTAACAAAAAGAag CTAGCTGTTCTACCAGCTCAACCTACTGTTGTAAACATGTTGGAATCATGGGTACAACATTTCACAACAACACAATTAACAAACATTCCAGAAAAACCTCAGAGAAACAAAACGAATAATACAATAGAGAAAACGATCAATGAAATAAACATATGTAGAGAAGTTGCAGATGGATTGCgtatatactttgattttacGTTACACGATCTTCTACTATATAGGCAAGAACGAGAACAGTACTGTAATTTGAAATCATCTTTTTTGTATAGTGAACATCCAACGCTTGTAAAGGAAGAACCAATTGA GAGTTCCGAAATATTAGTTAAAGAAGAATATGAAGATACTGAATACGCTCATTTACCACCATTTCAAGAACATGATTCAGAAATCGACAATGCATCAAAAACTGTGGCAGGTTCCAAACGAAGACTTAGATCGTGTAGAGTGAGCTCTATTGATGAGAATAGGCAACTGAGATCTTATGAAGAAATTAAACCAGATACAGGGACTTTATCAAG CCCACGCGGTGTAACGTTAAGAATACCGGTTGTTACATCTGCACAAGTCAATGCTTTGCTTCAGCAAGCAAATAAATGGAGATTAATGCCTGAATCATCAAAGACAGCAGGTCCGCCAAATCCTTCTACCTATTATGGTGCCATTCATTTAACTCGACTATTTG TTAAATTACCAGACTTACTTCAATCGGCAGATAtaccaaataaaaaattaaaagttctCCTGAAATTTTTAGATATGTTTCTCAG ttaCCTAGAAATGCATAGAGAATGGTTTGGAGAACAATTTTACATGCAAATGGAAAATCAATTGATTCCTCAAGCAAGTAATTCTTAA
- the LOC116432427 gene encoding CKLF-like MARVEL transmembrane domain-containing protein 4: MMDQGFPNQHTTTTTVTTTATTTQPTIRFDPSYIRTMHGMLKVAQVVLNLLGFICITVSGMSNNSRGGWFNTVSMGGFWFTGILLVFYLFHIIEKFSKIPWLKVEFIFCSVWTALYLLAAALAADYARYSEVFGVAAFFGFCAMVAYGYDAWLKFHLSRSGALAQGQYTPKQTSTVTSQGYLS; encoded by the exons ATGATGGACCAAGGATTTCCAAACCAACACACCACCACAACGACGGTGACGACAACGGCCACCACCACACAGCCTACTATTCGATTTGACCCATCCTATATAAGAACGATGCATGGCATGCTTAAGGTTGCTCAAGTG GTTTTGAATCTGCTAGGATTCATATGCATTACCGTGTCGGGTATGAGCAACAATAGCAGGGGAGGATGGTTTAATACAGTATCCATGGGCGGCTTTTGGTTCACGGGAATATTGCTCGTGTTCTATCTGTTTCATATCATCGAAAAGTTTTCTAAAATTCCTTGGTTGAAAGTT GAATTTATATTTTGCTCGGTCTGGACGGCACTTTATTTATTGGCCGCTGCCCTCGCAGCAGACTACGCTAGGTACTCTGAAGTTTTTGGAGTTGCAGCG TTCTTTGGATTCTGTGCGATGGTGGCTTACGGTTATGACGCCTGGTTAAAATTCCATCTGTCGAGAAGTGGTGCCTTGGCTCAGGGGCAATACACACCTAAGCAAACTTCCACGGTAACGAGTCAAGGTTATCTGTCATAG
- the msl-3 gene encoding male-specific lethal 3 isoform X1, whose protein sequence is MVSTRGPKFKFCDGEKVLCYEPDPTKAKVLYDSKVLDVIVNKDQRGRKAVEYLIHFQGWNSSWDRCVTEEYVLKDTEENRQLQRDLAQKAQLQLGAYLYRRERKKRSHKLSDRLNETENQEPRRRARSGGSRATSATTGSSEDGSSGQHADYDTEEVITEEDTESSSDYVGETSDDEDSGGGSQSGASVKPGIDLDIGTMLRRILDQDYDLITNKKKLAVLPAQPTVVNMLESWVQHFTTTQLTNIPEKPQRNKTNNTIEKTINEINICREVADGLRIYFDFTLHDLLLYRQEREQYCNLKSSFLYSEHPTLVKEEPIESSEILVKEEYEDTEYAHLPPFQEHDSEIDNASKTVAGSKRRLRSCRVSSIDENRQLRSYEEIKPDTGTLSSIASTSSRCSSPRGVTLRIPVVTSAQVNALLQQANKWRLMPESSKTAGPPNPSTYYGAIHLTRLFVKLPDLLQSADIPNKKLKVLLKFLDMFLSYLEMHREWFGEQFYMQMENQLIPQASNS, encoded by the exons ATGGTCTCCACTCGAGGACCAAAATTTAAATTCTGTGATGGTGAAAAAGTTCTTTGTTATGAACCTGATCCTACAAAAGCAAAAGTACTCTATGATTCGAAG gTGCTTGATGTTATAGTTAATAAAGACCAAAGAGGAAGAAAAGCCGTTGAATACTTGATACATTTCCAG GGATGGAATTCATCATGGGACCGATGTGTAACAGAGGAGTATGTGTTAAAAGATACAGAAGAAAATCGTCAATTACAACGGGATTTAGCCCAGAAAGCGCAATTACAATT GGGAGCTTATTTATATCGACGAGAGCGTAAGAAAAGAAGCCATAAATTATCTGATCGcttaaatgaaactgaaaatcaaGAACCACGAAGAAGAGCAAGAAGTGGTGGTAGTCGAGCAACATCTGCAACAACTGGATCATCAGAAGATGGTAGTTCAGGGCAACATGCTGATTATGACACAGAa GAAGTAATAACTGAAGAGGATACAGAAAGTAGTTCTGACTATGTTGGAGAAACCAGTGATGATGAAGATAGCGGAGGTGGCAGTCAGTCTGGAGCCAGTGTAAAACCAGGAATTGATCTTGATATAGGTACCATGTTAAGAAGAATTCTAGACCAAGACTATGATTTAATAACTAACAAAAAGAag CTAGCTGTTCTACCAGCTCAACCTACTGTTGTAAACATGTTGGAATCATGGGTACAACATTTCACAACAACACAATTAACAAACATTCCAGAAAAACCTCAGAGAAACAAAACGAATAATACAATAGAGAAAACGATCAATGAAATAAACATATGTAGAGAAGTTGCAGATGGATTGCgtatatactttgattttacGTTACACGATCTTCTACTATATAGGCAAGAACGAGAACAGTACTGTAATTTGAAATCATCTTTTTTGTATAGTGAACATCCAACGCTTGTAAAGGAAGAACCAATTGA GAGTTCCGAAATATTAGTTAAAGAAGAATATGAAGATACTGAATACGCTCATTTACCACCATTTCAAGAACATGATTCAGAAATCGACAATGCATCAAAAACTGTGGCAGGTTCCAAACGAAGACTTAGATCGTGTAGAGTGAGCTCTATTGATGAGAATAGGCAACTGAGATCTTATGAAGAAATTAAACCAGATACAGGGACTTTATCAAG TATTGCAAGTACAAGTTCTCGTTGTTCTAGCCCACGCGGTGTAACGTTAAGAATACCGGTTGTTACATCTGCACAAGTCAATGCTTTGCTTCAGCAAGCAAATAAATGGAGATTAATGCCTGAATCATCAAAGACAGCAGGTCCGCCAAATCCTTCTACCTATTATGGTGCCATTCATTTAACTCGACTATTTG TTAAATTACCAGACTTACTTCAATCGGCAGATAtaccaaataaaaaattaaaagttctCCTGAAATTTTTAGATATGTTTCTCAG ttaCCTAGAAATGCATAGAGAATGGTTTGGAGAACAATTTTACATGCAAATGGAAAATCAATTGATTCCTCAAGCAAGTAATTCTTAA